The following coding sequences are from one Brienomyrus brachyistius isolate T26 chromosome 15, BBRACH_0.4, whole genome shotgun sequence window:
- the LOC125709089 gene encoding MICOS complex subunit MIC13-like, producing the protein MASKLFPFIKLVTKVTVAGGACYVAYDSGLLGESEKGSEILSKAKAAIPPAMEEWMKYFGFQLPAPPKIDFSPTETWNFGVQKSISTLSIAPTKACEYTNKGIQYLKDLSK; encoded by the exons ATGGCTAGTAAACTATTCCCTTTCATAAA GTTGGTGACAAAGGTGACCGTGGCTGGGGGTGCCTGCTATGTCGCCTATGACTCCGGCTTACTGGGAGAAAGTGAGAAAGGTTCTGAAATCCTCAGCAAAGCTAAAGCCGCCATTCCCCCGGCTATGGAGGAGTGGATGAAATACTTCGGTTTTCAG CTTCCCGCTCCTCCTAAAATAGACTTCTCCCCTACGGAAACGTGGAACTTCG GAGTGCAGAAGTCCATAAGCACACTTTCGATCGCCCCCACCAAAGCGTGTGAATATACCAACAAAGGCATCCAGTACCTAAAGGATTTAAGCAAGTGA
- the LOC125709336 gene encoding transmembrane protease serine 9-like: MLATGLILLTTLLPSLGFSAQNDFGIINGREAVPHSRPYMVSLQVGSHHTCGGFLVSKSFVMTAAHCFTWQVNLTAVLGAHDITKKENTVRIPVKFYHIHPGYDHKTLDNDIMLLQLEKAVEWSRTIQEIAIPKKDQEVKGGSLCSVAGWGLSEDGGRGEPRLMEANVTTESHKACRSAWKTISNRMLCAGGNKDRKGICQGDSGGPLVCKKKALGIVSFYQHKKCNSPTIPNVYTQVSKYLSWIKCIIKSAMSSVRLVLLSVLLPTLVHTDSSRGEIINGKKAVKNSLQYMASIQLDGKHYCGGFLISEKFILSAAHCDKPGNISVILGTHNIKSNQGIRVSVVKTYKPTDYKDAGSGNDIMLLQLSKPVKYSKTIKHAAIPTTDNTIKANTACHVAGWGSVKMRGEAADILQVAEIATIDVNECRKLWRNQRRELPAKIICAGGYKTKSGACQGDSGGPLVCNGMARGIVSFNFHKNCDYPNVPNVYTNVSKFLPWIRKIIKNAS; the protein is encoded by the exons ATGCTGGCCACAGGTCTGATTCTACTGACCACTCTGCTGCCTTCACTGGGGTTTTCTG CCCAAAACGATTTCGGCATCATCAATGGCAGAGAGGCTGTGCCACATTCCAGGCCCTACATGGTCTCCTTGCAAGTCGGGAGCCATCACACCTGCGGAGGTTTCTTGGTGTCCAAGTCCTTCGTGATGACTGCGGCACACTGCTTCACGTG GCAAGTCAATCTGACTGCTGTGCTTGGTGCACATGACATTACCAAGAAAGAAAATACGGTCAGAATACCTGTGAAGTTTTACCACATCCACCCTGGGTACGACCACAAAACTTTAGACAATGATATTATGCTACTGCAG CTGGAGAAGGCCGTTGAGTGGAGTAGGACGATCCAGGAGATTGCAATCCCCAAGAAAGATCAGGAAGTCAAGGGTGGGTCTCTGTGCAGCGTGGCTGGTTGGGGGCTATCTGAAGATGGCGGACGTGGCGAGCCACGTCTAATGGAGGCCAACGTGACCACCGAATCACACAAGGCATGCAGAAGCGCATGGAAAACTATATCAAACCGAATGCTGTGTGCAGGGGGAAATAAAGATAGAAAGGGAATCTGTCAG GGAGATTCTGGAGGTCCGTTGGTGTGTAAGAAGAAAGCCTTGGGGATCGTGTCATTCTACCAGCATAAAAAATGCAACTCGCCCACAATACCCAATGTCTACACTCAAGTGTCCAAGTACTTATCATGGATCAAATGCATCATCAAAAGT GCCATGTCTTCTGTACGCCTTGTTCTGCTCTCTGTTCTCCTGCCTACTCTGGTGCATACTG ACTCCTCCAGGGGAGAAATCATCAATGGAAAGAAAGCAGTGAAGAATTCTCTACAGTACATGGCCTCCATACAGCTGGATGGAAAACATTATTGTGGAGGATTtttaatttcagaaaaattcatATTGTCTGCAGCTCACTGTGACAAACC GGGCAACATAAGTGTAATTCTGGGTACTCATAATATAAAATCAAACCAGGGGATCAGGGTCAGTGTAGTTAAAACCTACAAACCTACAGACTATAAAGATGCCGGTTCTGGTAACGACATCATGCTTCTGCAG TTGTCGAAACccgtcaaatacagcaaaacGATTAAACACGCGGCAATCCCGACGACAGACAACACGATAAAAGCAAACACTGCGTGCCACGTTGCTGGCTGGGGCTCCGTGAAAATGCGAGGGGAGGCCGCTGACATTCTTCAAGTTGCAGAAATTGCCACTATTGATGTGAACGAGTGTCGGAAGCTATGGAGAAATCAGCGTAGAGAACTTCCAGCCAAAATAATCTGCGCTGGTGGATACAAGACCAAGAGCGGAGCTTGCcag GGGGACTCAGGGGGCCCCTTGGTGTGCAATGGCATGGCCCGGGGTATCGTCTCATTCAACTTCCATAAAAACTGTGACTACCCAAACGTGCCCAACGTTTATACCAATGTCTCCAAGTTCTTACCCTGGAtaagaaaaataattaaaaatgcttCATAG